A stretch of the Dichotomicrobium thermohalophilum genome encodes the following:
- a CDS encoding RNA polymerase sigma factor, with translation MSGAGDAVTAASSERWLYPRLRAFAIALTGSMRAGAGLAQAAIANLKGGEDTERAPAELMLEAYREAHALWMKRTANAAPETAGRADPRCFALPANTPDAAARHKGLAQVIADLPPQQRATLLLVYGEGLSYDEAAEVFDTTVQVVMTRVARGHVAVGHWLDRRDGRAPAQGEAQTADAETGAAQEAAGQVA, from the coding sequence ATGAGCGGAGCAGGTGATGCCGTGACGGCTGCCAGCAGCGAACGCTGGCTTTATCCGCGCTTGCGCGCCTTTGCCATCGCCTTGACGGGGTCGATGCGTGCGGGAGCCGGGCTGGCGCAGGCTGCGATTGCCAATCTGAAGGGCGGCGAGGATACGGAACGCGCGCCCGCAGAGTTGATGCTCGAAGCCTACCGCGAGGCGCATGCGCTCTGGATGAAGCGCACCGCAAACGCAGCGCCGGAGACAGCGGGTCGCGCCGATCCACGCTGCTTCGCGCTGCCGGCGAATACGCCCGACGCCGCTGCGCGCCACAAGGGTCTGGCGCAGGTCATCGCCGACCTGCCGCCGCAGCAGCGTGCAACGCTGCTGCTGGTCTATGGCGAAGGGCTTTCCTATGACGAGGCGGCGGAGGTGTTCGACACCACAGTCCAGGTCGTCATGACGCGGGTTGCGCGCGGGCATGTCGCGGTCGGTCACTGGCTGGATCGTCGCGATGGCCGCGCTCCGGCGCAGGGTGAGGCACAAACCGCCGATGCCGAAACCGGCGCGGCGCAGGAGGCAGCGGGGCAGGTGGCATGA